A window from Hymenobacter volaticus encodes these proteins:
- a CDS encoding XrtY-associated glycosyltransferase XYAG1, with product MKILFIIPVYKPAYIYGGLMAVVYLLAESLVRNGHDVTVYTTTANGKEELDVKTGEEVLVDGVKVYYFKRYTKGNSHLSPGFWNKIFQTVNDFDVVHLHSWWSPAIVAAAAVCRMRGVKPILSPHGMFCDYILTTNNKVKKQILQTVVGKSLLKNTFLHVSTPMEWEESQLILKEKWEGAVISNLVELDNVKPPVKRDANSVFTVGFISRIDPKKGLDILIKALAKVSFNYKLQVAGTGEDDYVNKLKSLAVECGNADKIEWVGWKDNVQKMQFYSEIDLFALTSHNENFAVVVIESLSVGTPVFLGKNVGLSSYVADKELGWITNINDINQVTADLELAYHEADKRKFIHESAPDIISHDFNKNFLTKQYTDYYKTLMPS from the coding sequence ATGAAGATACTTTTCATAATTCCTGTTTATAAACCTGCGTACATATACGGAGGCCTAATGGCCGTTGTGTATTTGCTAGCCGAATCCTTGGTTCGGAATGGTCATGATGTAACGGTATATACAACCACCGCCAATGGCAAAGAGGAATTAGATGTCAAAACCGGTGAGGAAGTACTAGTTGACGGTGTTAAAGTGTATTATTTTAAACGATACACGAAAGGCAACTCCCACCTATCACCAGGATTTTGGAATAAAATATTCCAAACAGTTAACGATTTTGATGTAGTCCATCTGCACTCATGGTGGAGCCCCGCTATTGTAGCAGCGGCGGCAGTTTGCCGTATGCGAGGCGTGAAGCCGATTTTGTCACCCCACGGCATGTTCTGCGATTATATATTGACTACAAATAATAAAGTCAAAAAGCAGATTCTGCAAACCGTTGTAGGTAAGTCATTGCTCAAGAACACTTTCCTCCACGTGTCAACACCAATGGAGTGGGAGGAGAGCCAGCTCATACTAAAGGAAAAGTGGGAAGGAGCCGTTATATCCAACCTGGTAGAGCTCGACAATGTGAAACCTCCAGTAAAACGAGATGCAAATAGCGTCTTCACTGTAGGCTTCATATCAAGGATAGACCCGAAAAAGGGCTTGGATATATTGATCAAAGCTCTTGCAAAAGTATCGTTCAACTATAAGCTTCAGGTGGCCGGCACTGGCGAGGACGATTACGTCAATAAGTTGAAGAGTTTAGCCGTAGAGTGTGGTAATGCTGACAAGATTGAATGGGTAGGCTGGAAAGACAACGTTCAGAAAATGCAGTTTTATTCTGAAATAGATTTGTTTGCCCTTACCTCGCATAACGAGAATTTTGCTGTCGTAGTAATCGAATCTTTGTCGGTAGGAACTCCCGTATTCTTAGGCAAGAATGTAGGGCTGTCCAGTTATGTAGCAGACAAAGAGCTGGGCTGGATAACGAATATAAATGATATCAACCAAGTTACCGCAGATTTAGAGTTGGCTTATCACGAAGCTGATAAGCGCAAATTCATTCACGAAAGTGCACCTGATATTATTTCTCACGATTTCAACAAGAATTTCCTTACTAAACAATATACCGATTATTA
- a CDS encoding glycosyltransferase yields the protein MPRFARMLAEGMKDRGHSVEILSPQAKVSRVPAPRVLRKWLYYIDQYITFPSSVRKKLSSYSPDTLFVFTDHALGPWVPIVADRPHVVHCHDFLAQWSALGAIPENPTGWSGRQYQKYIRQGYSQAKHFISVSQKTQQDLAHFLPSAPLSSETVYNALNQKFSPVDLKQARASLTKQTGIDLNAGYLLHIGGNQWYKNRAGVVEIYNAWRKNTGGTLPLLLIGEAPTPTLMQMREQSAYQDDIHFLTNIPDEFVQLAYAGASVFIFPSLAEGFGWPIAEAMASGCLVLTTNEAPMTEVAGDAGFLAPRRPGAEEKVAAWADESAQVLQQILSLSPSDRSRAVESGILNAKRFEPKKLLDQIETIYLTCTKETAGISKPAR from the coding sequence ATGCCCCGCTTCGCAAGAATGCTGGCAGAAGGGATGAAGGACCGAGGACACAGCGTTGAGATACTTTCGCCTCAAGCAAAAGTATCTCGCGTTCCTGCTCCACGAGTTTTGCGGAAATGGCTGTATTACATCGATCAGTACATCACCTTTCCGAGTTCCGTACGCAAGAAATTATCTAGCTATTCGCCGGATACGCTCTTCGTGTTTACTGACCACGCCTTGGGCCCTTGGGTACCCATAGTAGCCGATCGGCCACACGTGGTACACTGCCACGACTTTTTAGCGCAATGGTCGGCTTTGGGAGCTATACCGGAGAATCCTACGGGGTGGTCGGGGCGCCAGTACCAGAAGTATATTCGGCAGGGTTACTCGCAAGCCAAGCATTTCATTTCTGTTTCCCAGAAGACGCAGCAAGATCTTGCTCACTTTCTGCCCTCCGCTCCTCTCTCTTCCGAAACCGTCTACAACGCGCTAAACCAAAAGTTCAGCCCCGTAGATTTAAAGCAAGCACGCGCCTCCTTAACCAAGCAAACCGGCATAGACTTAAACGCTGGCTACCTCCTGCATATCGGAGGGAACCAGTGGTATAAGAACCGAGCCGGAGTTGTTGAAATTTATAATGCGTGGCGCAAGAACACAGGTGGCACCCTTCCACTTTTGTTGATTGGCGAGGCCCCAACGCCCACCCTGATGCAAATGCGTGAGCAGTCTGCTTATCAAGACGATATTCACTTTCTCACGAATATCCCCGACGAATTTGTGCAGTTGGCGTATGCAGGGGCTTCTGTGTTCATTTTCCCATCACTTGCCGAAGGCTTTGGCTGGCCTATTGCCGAGGCAATGGCTTCGGGATGCCTAGTCCTCACAACCAATGAGGCCCCGATGACGGAAGTGGCAGGAGATGCAGGTTTCCTGGCCCCCCGCCGTCCCGGTGCTGAAGAAAAAGTTGCCGCTTGGGCCGACGAGTCAGCTCAAGTGCTCCAACAAATCCTCTCCCTCTCTCCCTCCGATCGGAGCCGTGCAGTGGAGTCAGGCATTCTTAATGCCAAGAGGTTTGAACCTAAGAAGCTATTAGATCAAATCGAGACGATTTATTTAACCTGCACCAAAGAAACAGCCGGAATAAGTAAGCCGGCCCGTTAG
- a CDS encoding GumC family protein: MSNQELFPLSSERNEAVDLKSAFSKYLRYWYLFLIGAVITIGIAYAYLRYYAVPEYYTSSLILIKDEKSESGTSSAMAINDPDLFKSSKNVDDEVEVLKSKTLMQRVIRELDLSISYVVEGRIRDVEIYGKGLPIQIITKKMNPKYPNPAFSILLTGSNSYKLIDTDGKTNVYQLGEEITKPYGSFTVAPGPAFYTNTKGPNKKINIQFHQLKDMADVFFSRVDIKPSAKNASVITMGIIDPIPERGEDIINKIIEVYEKESVEDKNAKATNTVAFLDERLKYITAELAGAEKNVQQYKSQEGIADVSTQASNYLSQASDYNRQLSEWATQIEVLESIERYMSSSEYKTVPSSLGIQDPTLLGLITSFNDLQLQRETQLRTSTAENPVVVGINEQLANLRRNILENLRNIKRGLVITSNNLKQNSGNFQSKIKRVPLMERELLEINRQQAVKQNLYLFLLQKREEVALALAATVSNTRVIDQAVSTPYPISPNPQNIYLIALLAGLGIPFAGIFLKNMLNDKVQSRLDVEKATATPILGEICHNSRSARNAVVVNKDSRSPIVEMFRLVRANLHFAAIGKENKVMLITSSMGGEGKTFFSINLGASLALTGKKVVLLELDLRKPTLSSKLGLNDNVGITNYLTSDTITINDIIRTSEKAPDLFVISSGPLPPNPAELMMSAKLAHLINELKDIFDHIIIDTAPIGQVSDAFSLSPLVDSTIYLLRYGFTYKKQIEIIDSIYQNKRLNHPMIVLNDAKKENTSTYGYGYGYGYGEEVSTSSKKKSLEAQ; this comes from the coding sequence ATGAGTAATCAAGAATTGTTTCCTCTTTCTTCGGAAAGAAATGAAGCGGTAGATTTAAAATCTGCGTTTTCAAAATACCTGCGCTATTGGTACTTGTTCCTAATAGGAGCCGTTATCACTATTGGTATTGCGTATGCGTACCTACGGTACTATGCTGTCCCTGAATATTATACGAGCAGCCTTATTCTGATCAAAGACGAAAAGTCAGAATCTGGCACGTCTTCGGCAATGGCAATCAACGACCCGGACTTGTTTAAGTCGTCCAAGAACGTGGATGATGAAGTGGAGGTCTTGAAATCGAAGACTCTGATGCAGAGAGTTATCAGAGAGCTTGACCTGTCGATAAGCTACGTGGTTGAAGGCAGAATTCGCGATGTTGAGATTTATGGTAAGGGTCTGCCTATTCAGATCATTACCAAAAAAATGAATCCCAAATACCCCAATCCAGCTTTCTCAATCCTGTTGACGGGTAGCAACTCATATAAGCTGATTGACACCGATGGAAAAACCAACGTTTATCAGCTAGGCGAGGAAATAACCAAACCTTACGGCTCATTTACGGTAGCACCTGGTCCTGCATTTTATACAAATACAAAAGGACCCAACAAGAAAATTAATATTCAGTTTCATCAGCTAAAAGATATGGCTGATGTATTCTTCTCGCGTGTTGATATTAAGCCTAGCGCTAAAAATGCTAGTGTAATCACCATGGGTATAATTGACCCTATCCCTGAAAGAGGTGAGGATATTATCAACAAGATTATTGAAGTCTACGAGAAAGAATCGGTCGAAGACAAAAATGCTAAAGCAACTAATACGGTTGCCTTCCTTGACGAACGTTTGAAATATATTACGGCAGAACTTGCTGGCGCTGAAAAGAACGTTCAGCAGTATAAGAGCCAAGAAGGTATTGCAGATGTTTCCACTCAGGCATCTAATTACTTGTCGCAAGCCAGCGACTACAATCGGCAGCTTTCGGAGTGGGCTACTCAGATTGAAGTATTGGAATCAATCGAGCGGTATATGTCTTCGTCGGAATACAAGACAGTACCAAGCTCTCTTGGAATTCAAGATCCTACTTTGTTAGGATTGATTACAAGCTTCAACGACTTGCAACTGCAGCGTGAGACTCAGTTGCGCACAAGCACAGCTGAAAACCCGGTTGTAGTAGGCATCAATGAGCAACTGGCTAATTTGCGGCGGAATATTCTGGAGAACCTTCGCAACATCAAGAGGGGCTTGGTTATTACCAGCAATAATTTAAAGCAGAACTCTGGCAATTTCCAGTCTAAGATCAAGCGCGTACCCTTGATGGAAAGAGAACTGCTGGAAATAAACAGACAGCAGGCCGTAAAGCAGAACCTGTATTTGTTTCTGTTGCAGAAGCGCGAAGAAGTTGCTCTTGCTTTGGCTGCCACTGTATCCAACACACGGGTTATTGACCAAGCAGTAAGCACGCCTTACCCAATCAGCCCGAACCCTCAGAACATCTATCTGATTGCTCTTCTTGCTGGTCTAGGAATTCCGTTTGCTGGCATCTTCCTCAAAAACATGTTGAACGACAAAGTACAGAGTCGTTTGGATGTTGAGAAGGCCACCGCTACTCCTATTCTTGGCGAAATTTGCCACAACTCGCGCAGCGCTCGCAACGCGGTAGTAGTAAATAAGGACAGCCGCAGCCCAATTGTGGAGATGTTCCGGCTTGTGCGTGCCAACCTGCACTTTGCAGCTATTGGTAAAGAGAATAAGGTAATGCTTATCACCTCGAGCATGGGTGGTGAAGGCAAAACTTTCTTCAGCATCAACCTCGGAGCTAGCTTAGCTCTGACAGGCAAGAAGGTTGTTTTACTTGAACTGGACCTGCGCAAGCCTACGCTGTCATCGAAGCTTGGCCTGAACGATAACGTAGGTATCACGAACTACCTGACGTCTGATACCATCACCATCAACGACATAATCCGGACTTCAGAAAAAGCGCCCGATCTGTTCGTGATAAGCTCGGGGCCGCTCCCGCCCAACCCAGCTGAATTGATGATGTCTGCCAAGCTTGCTCACCTTATCAACGAGCTCAAAGACATCTTCGACCATATCATCATCGATACGGCACCAATTGGCCAGGTTTCTGATGCATTCAGCTTGAGCCCACTCGTGGATTCCACTATCTACCTGCTCCGCTACGGCTTCACTTATAAGAAGCAGATCGAGATTATAGATTCTATCTATCAGAACAAGCGCTTAAACCACCCGATGATCGTGTTGAACGACGCGAAGAAGGAGAACACCAGTACCTATGGCTACGGCTATGGTTACGGCTACGGCGAAGAGGTAAGCACAAGCTCAAAAAAGAAGAGCTTAGAAGCTCAATAG